In Nitrospinota bacterium, a single window of DNA contains:
- a CDS encoding CoA transferase, with translation MADTYPAYEQTDRDDICLWPLSPIEDFETAYAGSTEAEINWSRFLEDHVHPKDDPGKAMALERVRVLDCGIKSMQTRWFSSMLSELGAETIMVEPPGGDPARRYVPFGRKKWYFKDKRSGEECGPHFLHECRNKQSITLNFETEEGREIFKKLAVHADVVVENYPPGQFDEWGIGYRQLSKINPRLIYVWLGQRGQWGPKKDTPWMLEPTGQAASGFQWGTGAPKAFGGHPTRSGMMAMDHVSGTGAAMNAIAALLHRDTLSGKGQFIENTAANGNIRIIDYQWVWYGYDGSIRPRFGNWDLAINIYAVNPVKDGLLMVGGGHDRLWYRIWKTVGKLRPELEEMMVDDENMRVVIDRLPYYSQVKTYTLLSEWGKDLTRMESEGALLEEEVASGGVLFTDEVAEYKHFKYRVHVAMVDTEHYGPVLYGTSPLQSHRTPARVRFLGRPVGYDNDDVYRRLVGLTRDDMISLRENNVI, from the coding sequence ATGGCAGATACTTATCCAGCATATGAACAAACGGACCGTGACGATATCTGTCTCTGGCCGCTTTCGCCCATCGAAGACTTCGAAACGGCGTATGCGGGCTCAACGGAGGCGGAAATCAACTGGTCCAGGTTCCTTGAGGACCACGTGCACCCCAAAGACGACCCTGGCAAGGCCATGGCTCTCGAGCGTGTGCGGGTGCTTGACTGCGGAATCAAAAGCATGCAGACCCGATGGTTCAGCTCTATGCTCTCCGAGCTGGGCGCCGAGACCATCATGGTGGAGCCCCCCGGTGGGGACCCGGCCCGTCGGTACGTGCCCTTCGGACGCAAGAAGTGGTACTTCAAAGACAAGAGGTCGGGTGAGGAGTGTGGTCCTCACTTCCTCCACGAGTGTCGAAACAAGCAGTCCATCACGCTGAACTTTGAGACGGAAGAGGGCCGCGAGATTTTTAAGAAGCTGGCCGTCCATGCCGACGTGGTTGTTGAGAACTATCCTCCGGGACAGTTCGACGAATGGGGCATCGGCTACCGCCAGCTCTCCAAGATCAACCCGCGGCTCATTTACGTCTGGCTCGGCCAGCGCGGCCAGTGGGGTCCGAAGAAGGACACGCCCTGGATGCTGGAGCCCACCGGCCAGGCGGCCAGCGGATTCCAGTGGGGCACGGGCGCCCCGAAGGCCTTCGGCGGCCACCCGACCCGCAGCGGCATGATGGCCATGGACCACGTATCCGGCACGGGAGCGGCGATGAACGCGATCGCAGCCCTCCTGCACCGCGACACGCTCTCGGGCAAGGGTCAGTTCATCGAGAACACTGCCGCCAACGGCAACATCCGGATCATCGACTATCAGTGGGTCTGGTACGGCTACGATGGCTCCATCCGTCCCCGTTTCGGTAACTGGGACCTCGCCATCAACATCTACGCCGTCAACCCGGTGAAAGATGGTCTCTTGATGGTCGGCGGCGGTCACGACCGCCTCTGGTACCGCATCTGGAAGACCGTAGGCAAGCTCCGGCCGGAGCTTGAAGAGATGATGGTCGATGACGAGAATATGCGGGTGGTTATCGACCGGCTTCCCTACTACTCCCAGGTCAAAACCTACACGCTGCTCAGTGAGTGGGGCAAGGACCTGACCCGGATGGAGAGTGAGGGAGCGCTCTTGGAGGAAGAAGTGGCCTCCGGCGGTGTGCTATTCACCGACGAGGTCGCCGAGTACAAGCACTTCAAGTACCGCGTTCACGTGGCCATGGTCGATACCGAGCACTACGGTCCGGTCCTTTACGGTACGAGCCCATTGCAGTCCCACCGCACGCCCGCTAGGGTGCGATTCCTGGGACGGCCTGTCGGCTACGACAACGATGATGTCTACCGCAGGCTGGTTGGGCTCACCCGTGACGATATGATCTCGCTTCGCGAGAACAACGTAATATAG
- the larB gene encoding nickel pincer cofactor biosynthesis protein LarB → MDPTRLREMLQAVAQGAMSPEEAVETLRNLPFENLGFARIDHHRPLRTGSPEVVYCEGKRPEDVEAIVASLLAGGSTVLATRVDETLAERLKAMDTCAEHNSLARTVVIQREAVVPTLGKVLVVTAGTSDIPVAEEAAVTAQVLGSRTERLYDVGVAGIHRLLDARESLDEARVIVVVAGMDGALPSVIGGLVDAPVIAVPTSVGYGASFGGLAALLTMLNTCAPGVAVVNIDNGFGAGTMAHSINRLGEKPQHSGGDE, encoded by the coding sequence ATGGACCCAACCCGGCTCAGGGAGATGCTCCAGGCCGTGGCTCAGGGCGCGATGAGCCCTGAGGAAGCGGTGGAAACCCTCCGGAACCTCCCCTTCGAGAACCTCGGCTTCGCCCGAATCGACCATCATCGGCCCTTGAGGACCGGCTCCCCGGAGGTGGTCTACTGCGAGGGCAAGAGGCCCGAGGATGTGGAGGCTATCGTGGCCTCTCTCCTCGCAGGGGGCTCAACGGTGCTGGCCACGAGGGTGGATGAAACCCTGGCCGAACGCCTGAAAGCCATGGACACTTGTGCAGAGCACAATTCGCTGGCCCGTACCGTCGTCATCCAACGAGAGGCGGTGGTTCCCACCCTCGGGAAAGTCCTCGTCGTTACCGCCGGCACCTCGGATATTCCCGTGGCAGAGGAAGCCGCAGTAACTGCACAAGTTTTGGGCAGCCGGACAGAGCGTCTCTACGACGTCGGTGTGGCGGGGATTCACCGACTCCTGGATGCGCGGGAGAGCCTTGATGAGGCCCGAGTCATCGTCGTAGTGGCCGGAATGGACGGCGCGCTGCCTAGCGTCATCGGGGGCCTGGTTGATGCGCCGGTCATCGCTGTGCCGACCTCGGTCGGTTATGGGGCGAGCTTCGGTGGCCTGGCTGCCCTGCTCACCATGCTCAATACCTGCGCGCCGGGGGTCGCCGTAGTTAACATCGATAACGGTTTCGGCGCCGGGACTATGGCCCACTCAATAAACCGCTTGGGAGAAAAGCCACAGCATTCGGGGGGAGACGAGTGA
- a CDS encoding energy transducer TonB yields MINLESIPRQGLHGPRFILVSLLAHTIFFLAFYPSLSSNVMKPNVPVMVRIITDLPKPKKEQTPIKTKTAALSNADRRAKGPKVLERVREPKHPKVRIMAKAIKPTRPIVPPLEKPLPKPVKQKLEPPKPKEALTARLSERPRILPQGVPKLRKLPLLSGADLERYASLDLNAEEAEVVSLDTRDFRYISYFATIKRQIELVWNYPEEAARTGIFGELMLRFTILHDGRLEDVRLLRSSGSRLLDDEAVRAVKMANPYNPFPRRITKRRLQINAVFSYMPSLSALR; encoded by the coding sequence ATGATCAATCTTGAAAGTATTCCACGCCAGGGGCTCCACGGCCCACGCTTTATACTGGTTTCTCTCCTGGCTCACACCATTTTCTTCCTTGCCTTCTACCCGTCGCTGTCGTCAAACGTAATGAAGCCCAATGTTCCGGTCATGGTCCGAATTATCACCGATCTGCCGAAACCCAAGAAGGAGCAAACCCCCATCAAGACGAAAACGGCGGCCCTCAGCAACGCCGACCGACGGGCCAAGGGGCCAAAAGTATTGGAACGTGTTCGTGAGCCAAAGCATCCAAAGGTTCGAATTATGGCCAAGGCAATAAAACCCACCCGGCCCATTGTCCCTCCGCTTGAGAAGCCCCTCCCGAAGCCCGTCAAGCAGAAGCTTGAACCGCCAAAACCGAAAGAGGCGCTGACGGCAAGGCTCTCCGAGCGGCCGAGAATTTTGCCACAAGGGGTGCCAAAGCTTAGAAAACTACCCCTGTTGAGCGGGGCCGACCTCGAGCGGTACGCCAGCCTCGACCTGAATGCCGAAGAAGCGGAGGTGGTGAGTCTCGATACCCGGGATTTCCGTTACATATCCTACTTCGCCACTATCAAACGACAGATCGAGCTCGTCTGGAACTATCCTGAGGAGGCCGCCAGGACGGGAATCTTTGGTGAACTTATGCTCCGTTTTACCATTCTGCATGACGGACGACTCGAAGATGTGCGTCTGTTGCGTTCCAGCGGGTCTCGCCTCTTGGATGATGAGGCCGTTCGGGCCGTCAAGATGGCTAACCCTTATAATCCCTTCCCGAGGCGGATTACAAAGAGACGGCTCCAGATTAACGCCGTCTTCAGCTACATGCCCTCGCTGAGCGCCCTACGCTAA
- a CDS encoding NAD(P)-dependent glycerol-3-phosphate dehydrogenase, translating to MTEPIAVVGAGSWGTTLAIHLAELGRAVTLWVREPELAEEMARDRENRWFLPGYPLPESLTPTNDLSLAGSATTVLSVVPTFGARAVLRALEPHLPPSTLLITASKGIEQDSLQTVGGIMTEEIPSGKRRAIVALSGPSFAKEVAGKLPTALVAASADAEAASAVQALFNTSYFRVYTNRDILGVELAGAHKNVVAIACGVSDGLELGFNARSALIARGLAEMSRLGVAMGGDAETFAGLAGLGDLVLTCTGALSRNRSVGLKIGQGMSLEAILKETDEVAEGVKTTPAIVALGAKYAVELPIAEQVAAILYREKAPLVAVEKLMARDPKVETD from the coding sequence GTGACTGAGCCCATCGCCGTCGTTGGAGCCGGTAGTTGGGGCACGACCCTGGCAATCCACCTTGCCGAGCTGGGCCGCGCCGTGACCCTATGGGTGCGTGAGCCTGAACTTGCCGAGGAGATGGCCCGGGATCGGGAAAACCGTTGGTTTTTACCAGGTTACCCCCTGCCGGAGTCCCTTACCCCGACCAACGACCTTTCGCTCGCAGGCTCTGCAACGACGGTGCTCTCGGTCGTTCCCACCTTCGGGGCGCGGGCCGTCCTTAGGGCTCTTGAGCCTCACTTACCCCCATCAACCCTGCTCATCACCGCCTCCAAGGGGATCGAACAGGATAGCCTCCAGACTGTCGGCGGAATTATGACCGAGGAGATCCCCTCCGGAAAACGACGGGCCATAGTGGCTCTATCGGGTCCGAGCTTTGCCAAGGAGGTGGCCGGCAAGCTGCCAACGGCCCTTGTGGCGGCGAGCGCAGACGCCGAGGCCGCCTCGGCCGTCCAGGCCCTCTTCAACACCTCATACTTCCGAGTCTACACGAACCGAGACATCCTGGGGGTGGAGCTCGCCGGAGCGCATAAGAACGTTGTGGCCATCGCCTGTGGGGTTTCCGACGGTTTGGAGCTGGGCTTCAATGCGAGGTCGGCTCTCATTGCTCGAGGCCTGGCCGAGATGTCCCGTCTCGGTGTCGCCATGGGGGGCGACGCCGAGACCTTCGCCGGGCTGGCGGGCCTTGGGGATCTGGTCCTGACCTGCACGGGGGCTCTGTCGCGCAACCGCTCGGTGGGCTTGAAGATCGGGCAGGGAATGTCCCTCGAGGCCATCCTTAAGGAGACCGACGAGGTCGCCGAGGGCGTGAAAACCACCCCCGCTATCGTGGCTCTGGGAGCGAAATACGCGGTCGAGCTTCCGATAGCCGAACAAGTCGCGGCCATACTCTATCGGGAAAAAGCTCCTTTAGTCGCCGTGGAGAAGCTCATGGCCCGTGACCCGAAAGTGGAAACGGACTAA
- a CDS encoding archease, translating to MADRPFEIIGTTADVGVLATGATCEEAFIHAAEGLFSLVTDLEAIEPTQPFSVVCEGISLEGLLVSWLNELIYLHDVHDVLFRRFEITAFDPSRIEATAWGEPIDEDRHTLGTELKAATYHLARVVEGPSGWEAYVIVDV from the coding sequence ATGGCCGACCGACCGTTTGAGATTATTGGCACGACGGCCGATGTGGGGGTGCTGGCTACAGGGGCCACTTGCGAGGAAGCATTCATCCACGCAGCTGAGGGGCTCTTTAGCCTCGTCACCGATCTTGAGGCGATAGAGCCGACCCAACCCTTTTCGGTCGTGTGTGAGGGCATTAGCCTTGAAGGGCTGCTCGTCTCATGGTTGAACGAGCTCATCTACCTTCACGATGTCCACGACGTTCTCTTTCGGCGGTTTGAGATTACGGCCTTCGACCCCTCCAGAATTGAGGCCACTGCGTGGGGAGAGCCAATAGACGAAGACCGCCACACGCTGGGGACCGAGCTTAAGGCGGCGACCTATCACCTGGCACGGGTGGTCGAGGGTCCCTCAGGGTGGGAAGCCTACGTCATAGTCGACGTTTGA
- a CDS encoding IclR family transcriptional regulator — protein sequence MVKRERSRYVVQSVNNALDILENLAGPDDELGVTELAKRQGLNKNNILRLLGTLEAKGYVEQNKLTGNYRLGLRIFELGQNFVAHLKLIQEARPILEKIVAACNESAYLALLQNGDVVYLDGVETTQAVRIAPRIGRRLKAYCTAVGKAQLAYQEPEKFEELYGDEPLHPYTETTITDMGALKAHLKDVAEQGCAVDREEFENNVSCVAVPIRDYTQQVVAGISIAGPSSRMPDERIETELIGIMKDAGDELSRRLGYGIAVSLSGGER from the coding sequence ATGGTCAAACGGGAAAGGAGCCGGTATGTCGTCCAGTCCGTCAACAACGCTCTGGATATTTTGGAAAACCTGGCTGGTCCCGATGACGAGCTAGGAGTTACAGAGCTTGCTAAGCGTCAGGGTCTTAACAAAAACAATATATTACGGCTGCTAGGGACCCTGGAGGCCAAAGGTTACGTAGAGCAGAATAAACTGACGGGAAACTATCGCCTGGGATTGAGGATTTTTGAGCTTGGTCAGAACTTCGTTGCCCATCTCAAGCTTATTCAAGAGGCCCGGCCCATATTGGAGAAAATCGTTGCCGCCTGTAACGAATCTGCATACCTGGCGCTCTTGCAGAACGGCGATGTGGTCTACCTCGACGGGGTCGAAACCACACAGGCCGTCCGTATTGCTCCACGAATCGGGCGGCGCCTCAAGGCATATTGTACCGCCGTCGGAAAAGCCCAGCTTGCCTACCAGGAGCCGGAGAAGTTCGAAGAGCTGTATGGCGACGAACCATTGCATCCCTACACGGAAACCACAATTACGGACATGGGAGCCTTAAAAGCCCATCTAAAGGATGTGGCAGAGCAGGGGTGCGCTGTAGACAGAGAGGAATTTGAAAACAACGTGAGTTGTGTAGCGGTACCCATCAGAGACTACACCCAGCAGGTGGTGGCGGGCATCAGCATCGCCGGACCCTCGTCCCGGATGCCTGACGAGAGGATTGAAACTGAGCTCATAGGCATCATGAAGGATGCTGGGGACGAGCTCTCCCGCCGGTTGGGTTATGGTATCGCCGTCTCGTTAAGTGGCGGCGAGAGGTAA
- a CDS encoding ammonium transporter: protein MSRSKRWSLVSALVTYAIVALPALALADEAAKLDSGDTAWMLTSTALVLFMTIPGLSLFYAGMVRSKNVLSVLMQCFTITALMTVLWTVYGYSLAFTDGGALNAFIGGLSKLFLIGVTVDALSGTIPESVFMIFQMTFAIITPALIVGAFAERMKFTAMMLFMAAWVTIVYAPVCHWAWGGGWMGSIGVLDFAGGTVVHINAGVAGLVAAILLGKRKGFPATPMPPHSLPLTVIGAGMLWVGWFGFNAGSQLAADGTAGMAMVVTQVATATAALAWMFMEWCRHGKPTALGIVTGAVGGLVAITPASGFVGPIGALVIGAASGVLCFLASTTLKSKMGYDDSLDVFGVHGIGGIVGALLTGVFVSSSFGGAGLSEGMTMVGQVGIQVLGVTGTIVYCGIASYAILKVVDAVVGLRVDEEEETLGLDLSLHDERGYNL, encoded by the coding sequence ATGAGCCGTAGCAAACGCTGGTCATTAGTGAGTGCCCTGGTCACATACGCGATCGTAGCCCTGCCTGCCCTGGCACTGGCCGATGAGGCTGCAAAACTCGATTCGGGCGACACCGCCTGGATGCTTACCTCTACCGCCCTGGTGTTATTCATGACCATTCCGGGCCTATCGCTGTTCTACGCCGGAATGGTGCGTTCCAAGAACGTGCTGTCAGTCTTAATGCAGTGTTTCACTATCACCGCACTGATGACGGTTTTGTGGACCGTCTACGGCTATAGCTTGGCATTTACAGACGGCGGCGCCCTCAACGCCTTCATCGGTGGCCTTAGCAAGTTATTTCTGATTGGAGTGACGGTGGATGCCCTAAGCGGCACCATCCCCGAGAGCGTTTTTATGATCTTCCAGATGACCTTCGCGATCATCACCCCAGCGCTCATCGTGGGGGCTTTCGCCGAGCGCATGAAGTTTACCGCCATGATGCTTTTCATGGCGGCCTGGGTGACCATAGTCTACGCCCCGGTTTGTCACTGGGCGTGGGGTGGCGGATGGATGGGCAGTATAGGCGTCTTGGACTTTGCTGGCGGCACCGTGGTGCACATCAATGCCGGGGTCGCCGGCTTGGTCGCCGCCATCTTACTTGGCAAACGCAAGGGTTTTCCGGCCACGCCCATGCCGCCGCACAGCCTTCCGCTAACGGTAATCGGCGCGGGCATGCTCTGGGTCGGTTGGTTTGGGTTCAATGCCGGCAGTCAGCTGGCCGCGGACGGCACCGCTGGAATGGCTATGGTGGTGACCCAGGTCGCTACAGCTACCGCCGCCCTGGCTTGGATGTTCATGGAGTGGTGCAGGCACGGCAAACCAACCGCCTTGGGTATCGTGACCGGCGCGGTTGGGGGCCTCGTTGCCATCACCCCCGCTTCCGGGTTCGTTGGACCAATTGGGGCCCTGGTCATCGGCGCGGCCTCCGGCGTTTTATGCTTCTTGGCCTCCACGACTCTCAAAAGCAAGATGGGTTATGACGACTCACTTGACGTCTTCGGTGTGCATGGAATCGGCGGAATCGTTGGAGCTCTTCTCACGGGCGTTTTCGTATCCTCCAGCTTTGGCGGGGCGGGCCTCAGCGAAGGAATGACCATGGTGGGCCAAGTGGGGATTCAGGTGCTCGGCGTTACCGGCACTATCGTTTACTGCGGTATCGCCAGTTACGCCATCCTCAAGGTGGTGGATGCCGTAGTGGGCCTTCGGGTCGATGAGGAGGAGGAAACCCTGGGGCTCGATCTTTCCCTGCACGACGAGCGTGGCTACAACCTGTGA
- the larC gene encoding nickel pincer cofactor biosynthesis protein LarC — protein sequence MAYCDCFSGVAGDMFLGALLDAGLPADTLRADLETLGVGGWRLEVTEVERCGIGCTLATVEITADEQSHRRLSDILSIVDGADLPEEVRAGAAHVFTRLAEAEARVHRCPVDEVRFHEVGAIDAIVDVVGTVAGFHRLGVDEIIASPVNTGSGTVKAAHGTLPVPGPATIELLAGFSCYAEGPPLELATPTGAALLTTLASSSGLMPPMVPQAVGYGAGQADVAERPNALRIILGERDPLAAGETVVVLETHIDDCSPEVFDHLMNRCFAAGALDVGLTPIQMKKNRPGVALTAVTPPEAAEAVTDVLFAETTTFGIRRTTTRRIVLDRELLTVETPWGPVAVKVGRRAGRLLNVAPEYEDCRRIAEDKDLALRTVQRVAETEAWNTVFGKSRKK from the coding sequence ATCGCCTACTGCGACTGTTTCAGCGGGGTGGCCGGGGACATGTTCCTCGGAGCCCTTCTCGATGCGGGCCTGCCAGCGGATACGCTCCGGGCCGACCTCGAGACCTTGGGCGTGGGCGGATGGCGTCTGGAGGTGACCGAGGTCGAGCGTTGCGGAATAGGCTGCACCTTGGCCACAGTGGAAATTACCGCCGACGAGCAGTCTCACCGCCGCTTGTCTGACATTTTGTCCATTGTCGATGGGGCCGACCTCCCCGAGGAGGTCCGGGCGGGAGCGGCCCACGTCTTCACCCGCCTGGCTGAAGCCGAAGCCCGAGTCCATCGCTGCCCGGTGGATGAGGTCCGCTTCCACGAGGTTGGGGCCATTGACGCGATCGTAGACGTGGTCGGCACCGTCGCAGGCTTCCACCGGTTAGGTGTTGATGAGATTATCGCCTCGCCGGTAAACACCGGCAGCGGCACAGTTAAGGCCGCCCACGGCACCTTGCCCGTCCCCGGACCCGCCACAATAGAGCTCCTTGCCGGATTTTCTTGTTACGCCGAGGGGCCGCCCCTCGAGCTGGCCACCCCAACCGGCGCCGCCCTGCTCACAACGCTCGCCTCCTCATCCGGCCTCATGCCCCCTATGGTGCCGCAGGCCGTGGGCTACGGCGCAGGCCAGGCCGATGTGGCCGAGCGGCCAAACGCCCTTCGTATAATTCTCGGAGAACGCGACCCGCTTGCCGCCGGCGAGACGGTCGTTGTGTTGGAAACTCACATCGACGACTGCTCCCCCGAGGTGTTCGACCACCTCATGAACCGGTGCTTCGCCGCCGGGGCGCTCGATGTGGGCTTAACGCCCATTCAGATGAAGAAGAACCGCCCGGGAGTGGCCCTGACGGCCGTCACCCCGCCGGAGGCAGCCGAGGCGGTCACCGACGTCCTTTTTGCCGAGACCACAACGTTCGGCATCCGTCGGACCACAACCAGGCGGATCGTGTTGGATCGAGAGCTTCTCACGGTCGAGACCCCCTGGGGGCCGGTGGCCGTCAAAGTCGGACGGCGGGCCGGCCGCCTCCTAAATGTGGCGCCGGAATACGAGGATTGCCGCCGGATTGCGGAAGACAAGGACCTAGCCCTACGAACCGTCCAGCGCGTCGCCGAAACGGAGGCCTGGAATACCGTATTCGGAAAATCGCGGAAAAAGTAA
- a CDS encoding CoA transferase — translation MSVDLDALSFEDYCRTIFDPKGAWAKPEALKGYRVMSPTQYILGPSSCAYLAELGAEVIKIEMPRLGEPMRHTTPYNEPYLFPVSRWVPDRGLGLGVTSANVNKYFISLDMRKDEAKTIMHSLMRKTDIMLWNYRPGTFHRWGFGYDAAKEVNPRLVQVWQGGFGGWGQGRKRASYDILGQAQGGAFSITGFPSPRGAPEGGAGIGNPSKHCIWLADFWGGQYGATGSLAALYWRETQSNQGNYFEYSQVHGVSRVMEYALPLWGRFGVIRQRWGNYDTQLCVHGTIMCGKSSYPDSDNPQELENGYIFISAYENEDFAKLCKVIGRDDLATAYPTHDDRVNAENQYKIYPEVEAWASDKTKEEAEAILIEAGINCQPVWNSKEVANQEHYLQRGEIIWLDDPSFGELCHQGTLAHMSETPRRIKWEMKPVGADNEYIYQKVLGFSMGYIRDLEEQMII, via the coding sequence GTGTCCGTAGATCTCGACGCACTGTCATTTGAAGACTACTGTCGGACGATATTCGACCCTAAGGGCGCCTGGGCAAAGCCCGAAGCGCTGAAAGGCTACCGGGTCATGTCGCCGACGCAGTACATTCTCGGCCCCAGCTCGTGCGCCTACCTCGCCGAGCTTGGAGCCGAGGTAATCAAGATTGAGATGCCCCGCCTTGGCGAGCCCATGCGGCATACGACTCCGTACAACGAGCCCTACCTCTTCCCCGTCTCCCGATGGGTGCCAGACCGCGGGCTCGGCTTGGGCGTAACCTCGGCCAATGTCAACAAGTACTTCATCTCGCTCGACATGCGCAAAGACGAGGCGAAGACCATCATGCACTCGTTGATGCGCAAGACAGACATCATGCTGTGGAACTACCGGCCGGGCACCTTCCACCGCTGGGGTTTCGGCTACGACGCCGCCAAGGAAGTCAACCCACGCCTAGTCCAGGTGTGGCAGGGCGGTTTCGGTGGCTGGGGCCAGGGACGGAAGCGAGCCAGCTACGACATCCTGGGGCAGGCCCAGGGAGGGGCCTTCTCCATCACCGGATTTCCCTCGCCGAGGGGGGCCCCAGAGGGCGGCGCAGGCATTGGGAATCCTTCCAAGCACTGCATCTGGCTGGCTGACTTCTGGGGAGGCCAGTACGGGGCCACCGGCTCCTTGGCGGCGCTTTACTGGCGCGAGACCCAGTCCAACCAGGGTAACTACTTCGAGTACTCCCAGGTCCACGGCGTATCGCGAGTGATGGAGTACGCCCTGCCGCTTTGGGGTCGCTTCGGCGTCATCCGCCAGCGCTGGGGTAACTACGACACCCAGCTCTGCGTCCACGGGACTATCATGTGCGGCAAGAGCTCCTACCCCGACTCGGACAATCCACAGGAGCTGGAGAACGGTTACATCTTCATCTCGGCCTACGAAAACGAAGACTTCGCGAAGCTCTGCAAAGTCATAGGCAGAGACGACCTGGCCACGGCGTACCCGACGCACGACGACCGGGTAAATGCTGAGAATCAGTACAAGATCTATCCCGAGGTCGAAGCGTGGGCCTCAGACAAGACCAAGGAAGAAGCCGAGGCCATCCTGATAGAGGCCGGGATCAACTGCCAGCCCGTTTGGAACAGCAAGGAGGTGGCCAACCAAGAGCACTACCTACAACGGGGTGAGATTATCTGGTTGGATGATCCAAGCTTTGGAGAGCTGTGCCACCAGGGCACCCTCGCCCATATGTCCGAAACCCCCCGCCGGATTAAGTGGGAGATGAAGCCGGTGGGAGCGGACAACGAGTACATCTACCAGAAGGTGCTGGGCTTCTCCATGGGGTACATTCGCGATCTGGAGGAGCAGATGATCATCTGA
- a CDS encoding RtcB family protein: protein MKRLDPYRWEVPIDYKEGMRVPGLIYADDKLMADIEKDDCVEQVANAATLPGIVGRSLAMPDIHFGYGLPIGGVIATDPDADGVITPGGVGFDINCGVRLLTTNLKQEDVQEHMRPLIESLFHALPSGLGSKGKITLSQSDAKKVVTKGSRWAVEQGFGTTEDLDHTESGGAMEGADPDAISKKAFDRGRKQLGTLGSGNHFAEVQVVDEIYEADVAKAFGLWKGQITLMIHSGSRGFGHQVCTDYLVVMEHALRKYDIQLPDKQLACAPYSSPEGQDYLGAMVGAANYAWANRQAMTHWAREAFEKALGMGPRDLGMKLLYDVAHNIVKLEEHTHEGRKRPLMVHRKGATRAFPKGHPEVPEAYRHVGQPVLIPGDMGRYSFILVGTPEAMEETWGSSCHGAGRLMSRKAATRLAKGRSIFREMEDKGIILRAAGRRTVVEEISEAYKDVSDVVRVVQGAGIATTVAKVRPLGVVKG from the coding sequence TTGAAACGATTGGACCCCTACCGTTGGGAGGTCCCAATAGACTACAAGGAGGGCATGAGGGTCCCCGGTCTCATCTACGCCGACGACAAGCTCATGGCCGACATTGAAAAGGACGACTGCGTAGAACAGGTGGCAAACGCCGCCACTCTGCCGGGGATCGTCGGCCGCTCCCTTGCCATGCCAGATATTCACTTTGGCTATGGGTTGCCTATAGGGGGTGTTATAGCGACCGACCCTGACGCCGACGGGGTAATTACCCCGGGCGGCGTGGGTTTCGACATCAACTGCGGAGTACGCCTCCTGACGACCAATCTCAAACAAGAAGATGTCCAAGAGCATATGCGCCCCTTAATCGAAAGCCTCTTCCACGCGCTGCCAAGCGGCCTTGGCTCGAAAGGTAAAATCACCCTTTCGCAAAGCGACGCTAAGAAGGTAGTAACGAAAGGCTCACGCTGGGCGGTCGAGCAAGGATTCGGGACGACGGAAGACCTGGACCACACCGAAAGCGGCGGCGCGATGGAGGGGGCCGATCCTGACGCCATCTCGAAGAAGGCCTTCGACAGGGGCCGAAAGCAGCTCGGAACGCTCGGCAGTGGCAACCACTTCGCCGAGGTGCAAGTCGTCGATGAGATTTATGAGGCGGACGTGGCTAAGGCCTTCGGCCTATGGAAAGGCCAGATTACACTCATGATTCATTCCGGCTCCAGGGGCTTCGGCCACCAAGTCTGCACCGACTATCTGGTGGTTATGGAGCATGCGCTTCGAAAGTACGACATCCAACTGCCCGATAAGCAACTCGCCTGCGCGCCGTACTCCAGCCCTGAGGGCCAGGACTACCTGGGGGCAATGGTTGGGGCGGCCAATTACGCCTGGGCCAACCGCCAGGCAATGACTCATTGGGCACGGGAGGCCTTCGAGAAGGCCCTCGGCATGGGGCCGCGAGACCTCGGCATGAAGCTCCTCTACGATGTGGCTCATAACATCGTCAAGCTCGAGGAGCACACGCACGAGGGCCGGAAGCGCCCCCTCATGGTCCACCGCAAAGGGGCGACGCGGGCGTTCCCCAAGGGCCACCCCGAGGTACCCGAGGCCTACCGGCATGTGGGCCAGCCCGTCCTAATTCCCGGTGATATGGGCCGATACAGCTTCATCCTTGTCGGCACCCCCGAGGCTATGGAAGAGACCTGGGGTTCCTCGTGCCACGGCGCCGGGCGTCTCATGAGCCGCAAAGCGGCAACCCGGCTGGCCAAGGGCCGGTCAATCTTCCGTGAGATGGAGGATAAGGGCATTATTCTTCGAGCCGCGGGCCGCCGCACCGTTGTGGAGGAGATCTCGGAGGCCTACAAGGACGTGAGCGATGTGGTTCGGGTGGTCCAAGGGGCGGGTATCGCCACTACGGTTGCCAAAGTTCGGCCCTTGGGGGTGGTCAAGGGCTAA